A single window of Haliotis asinina isolate JCU_RB_2024 chromosome 5, JCU_Hal_asi_v2, whole genome shotgun sequence DNA harbors:
- the LOC137283408 gene encoding protein lin-54 homolog isoform X2 — protein MPAQRSGITKNDETDGLLLASIENVNVDTTPLPIVKTISSEGVSLLTPLMGRADQANSSGSDIKTVELIGVDSDKLQPKDIVSSGDSVVVQPSTSLIGSLSSALQGTQTIYLRGPGVGGSLDSFAGGTKTIVVQSPSNSGGLGTDSGHQTIRVDTGSVRANQMQTAVVEVPSSNDKVGIKRQLSSGSGTNPIVTKVIITKNPTTSQPQAVPVQMAQVQQGQPVSLQSLGGINVMPHVQSPTKTVTITSQGIVSPMKTVLATLPGSPTKVIPVNKVPISPAKTPTKITMIPVSIAKSPQRLMTVSASGTVMARTFTDLASTHTTSTTSAAKPATITMSPSKLIIKQGNGKTNVLAQSVSTKSHPQLAPAQPVFRPMQIRGASNVQQIQVPGSKFHYVRLVSPASQTSTATVSKPSTTVTQVIQTGRPIAPATLTTASQPSTSQVKITLPVQSTQLVAKSGVSAGSQNVQRILLPAPNTVNTVRTATNQNLSQLRHSVQVSTQGGVTALPSGATILSAGGNIQGLQGFALVPATYVTQMQQSNQSSQPQQQQQQQQQQQQTIQVAPQQSQQTQQRDYIPIASSDPSVSASVLARNSLNGTTTLEATGARPRKPCNCTKSQCLKLYCDCFANGEFCHNCNCTNCANNLEHEEERSRAIKSCLDRNPMAFHPKIGKTSKVDGDRRHNKGCNCKRSGCLKNYCECYEAKIMCSSICKCVGCKNFEESPERKTLMHLADAAEVRVQQQTAAKTKLSSQMSGLPSKPPLSSASGERLPYTLITTEVAEATCACLLAQAEEAERMKMPPVVQERMVIEEFGRCLMQIIESANKTRAAQESLP, from the exons ATGCCTGCTCAGAGATCAG GCATTACCAAAAATGATGAAACTGACGGGTTACTCTTAGCATCGATTGAGAATGTGAATGTTGACACAACACCACTTCCCATTGTGAAAACAATCTCTTCAGAGGGTGTGTCTCTCTTGACTCCCTTGATGGGACGTGCTGACCAGGCCAACAGTTCTGGGTCGGACATCAAGACAGTGGAGCTCATTGGGGTTGATTCTGACAAGTTGCAACCAAAAGATATTGTGTCAAGTGGTGATTCTGTTGTGGTTCAACCGTCTACAAGTTTGATTGGATCATTATCATCTGCACTACAAGGCACGCAGACCATATATCTGAGAGGCCCTGGTGTGGGTGGTTCTCTGGATTCTTTTGCAGGTGGAACCAAGACTATAGTTGTCCAGTCTCCAAGTAACAGTGGAGGTTTAGGGACAGATAGTGGACACCAGACCATACGGGTTGATACAGGCAGTGTTCGAGCCAACCAAATGCAGACAGCAGTGGTGGAGGTGCCATCTAGTAATGACAAAGTGGGGATCAAGAGGCAACTGTCTTCAGGATCTGGCACAAATCCAATTGTGACTAAAGTGATAATTACTAAAAACCCCACGACTAGTCAGCCCCAGGCTGTCCCTGTGCAAATGGCTCAAGTTCAGCAAGGTCAGCCTGTTTCACTGCAATCACTAGGTGGGATAAATGTGATGCCACATGTTCAGTCGCCAACTAAAACAGTGACTATAACGTCACAGGGAATAGTGTCCCCGATGAAAACAGTGCTAGCAACATTACCAGGATCTCCTACGAAAGTCATCCCTGTAAATAAAGTCCCGATCTCTCCAGCAAAAACTCCTACAAAAATTACTATGATCCCTGTGTCTATAGCTAAATCTCCACAACGTTTAATGACAGTATCAGCAAGTGGCACTGTAATGGCAAGGACATTTACTGACTTAGCAAGCACGCACACAACCAGCACAACATCAGCGGCCAAACCTGCAACCATCACAATGTCTCCATCTAAACTCATAATTAAACAAGGCAATGGG AAGACTAATGTGTTGGCCCAGTCGGTGTCTACGAAGAGTCATCCACAGCTTGCCCCTGCTCAACCCGTGTTTCGCCCCATGCAGATCCGGGGGGCAAGCAATGTACAGCAAATACAAGTCCCCGGCAGCAAGTTTCATTATGTGAGGCTGGTCAGCCCTGCTTCTCAAACCTCTACAGCCACAG TGTCAAAACCCTCCACAACCGTTACCCAGGTGATACAGACAGGGCGGCCCATTGCCCCAGCTACCTTGACAACTGCTTCTCAACCCAGCACTTCCCAAGTGAAGATAACCCTCCCTGTACAGTCAACACAACTG GTAGCCAAGTCTGGGGTTTCTGCTGGTTCCCAGAATGTGCAGCGTATCCTGCTCCCAGCCCCGAACACAGTGAACACAGTGAGGACAGCAACAAACCAGAACTTGTCTCAGCTGCGACACAGTGTGCAGGTGTCTACCCAAGGGGGTGTGACTGCTCTGCCATCAGGTGCCACCATCCTCTCGGCTGGAGGCAACATCCAGGGGCTACAAGGCTTTGCCCTGGTTCCTGCCACCTATGTCACTCAG ATGCAGCAGTCAAACCAGTCAAGTCAaccacagcagcagcagcagcagcaacagcaacaacagcagacgATACAGGTGGCGCCTCAGCAGTCCCAACAAACGCAGCAGAGAGATTACATTCCTATAGCCAGTAGTGATCCCTCTGTATCTGCATCAGTGCTGGCCAGGAACTCACTGAATGG AACAACAACACTAGAAGCTACTGGTGCTCGGCCAAGAAAACCGtgtaactgtacaaaatctCAGTGCTTAAAGCT ATACTGTGATTGTTTTGCAAATGGAGAATTCTGTCACAACTGCAACTGTACAAATTGTGCCAATAACCTGGAGCATGAAGAAGAACGCTCTCGAGCAATCAAGTCATGTCTTGATAGAAACCCTATGGCTTTCCATCCAAAGATAGGAAAAACAT CCAAAGTCGATGGTGATAGACGGCACAATAAAGGCTGTAACTGTAAGAGATCTGGTTGTCTGAAGAATTACTGTGAATGCTACGAG GCAAAAATTATGTGCTCCAGTATATGCAAGTGTGTTGGTTGTAAGAACTTTGAAGAGAGCCCGGAGAGGAAAACACTCATGCACCTTGCTGATGCAGCGGAAGTTCGAGTGCAACAGCAGACAGCAGCTAAAACTAAACTGTCTTCCCAGATGTCTGGCCTCCCGTCAAAACCGCCACTGTCATCAGCCAGTGGGGAGAG ATTGCCGTACACATTGATCACGACGGAAGTTGCCGAGGCAACTTGTGCATGTCTCCTTGCCCAGGCCGAGGAAGCTGAGCGAATGAAGATGCCCCCAGTGGTTCAGGAGAGGATGGTCATTGAGGAGTTTGGACGCTGCCTCATGCAAATTATAGAATCTGCAAATAAGACTAGAG CTGCTCAAGAATCATTGCCTTGA
- the LOC137283408 gene encoding protein lin-54 homolog isoform X1: MPAQRSGITKNDETDGLLLASIENVNVDTTPLPIVKTISSEGVSLLTPLMGRADQANSSGSDIKTVELIGVDSDKLQPKDIVSSGDSVVVQPSTSLIGSLSSALQGTQTIYLRGPGVGGSLDSFAGGTKTIVVQSPSNSGGLGTDSGHQTIRVDTGSVRANQMQTAVVEVPSSNDKVGIKRQLSSGSGTNPIVTKVIITKNPTTSQPQAVPVQMAQVQQGQPVSLQSLGGINVMPHVQSPTKTVTITSQGIVSPMKTVLATLPGSPTKVIPVNKVPISPAKTPTKITMIPVSIAKSPQRLMTVSASGTVMARTFTDLASTHTTSTTSAAKPATITMSPSKLIIKQGNGKTNVLAQSVSTKSHPQLAPAQPVFRPMQIRGASNVQQIQVPGSKFHYVRLVSPASQTSTATVSKPSTTVTQVIQTGRPIAPATLTTASQPSTSQVKITLPVQSTQLVAKSGVSAGSQNVQRILLPAPNTVNTVRTATNQNLSQLRHSVQVSTQGGVTALPSGATILSAGGNIQGLQGFALVPATYVTQIQKQMQQSNQSSQPQQQQQQQQQQQQTIQVAPQQSQQTQQRDYIPIASSDPSVSASVLARNSLNGTTTLEATGARPRKPCNCTKSQCLKLYCDCFANGEFCHNCNCTNCANNLEHEEERSRAIKSCLDRNPMAFHPKIGKTSKVDGDRRHNKGCNCKRSGCLKNYCECYEAKIMCSSICKCVGCKNFEESPERKTLMHLADAAEVRVQQQTAAKTKLSSQMSGLPSKPPLSSASGERLPYTLITTEVAEATCACLLAQAEEAERMKMPPVVQERMVIEEFGRCLMQIIESANKTRAAQESLP, encoded by the exons ATGCCTGCTCAGAGATCAG GCATTACCAAAAATGATGAAACTGACGGGTTACTCTTAGCATCGATTGAGAATGTGAATGTTGACACAACACCACTTCCCATTGTGAAAACAATCTCTTCAGAGGGTGTGTCTCTCTTGACTCCCTTGATGGGACGTGCTGACCAGGCCAACAGTTCTGGGTCGGACATCAAGACAGTGGAGCTCATTGGGGTTGATTCTGACAAGTTGCAACCAAAAGATATTGTGTCAAGTGGTGATTCTGTTGTGGTTCAACCGTCTACAAGTTTGATTGGATCATTATCATCTGCACTACAAGGCACGCAGACCATATATCTGAGAGGCCCTGGTGTGGGTGGTTCTCTGGATTCTTTTGCAGGTGGAACCAAGACTATAGTTGTCCAGTCTCCAAGTAACAGTGGAGGTTTAGGGACAGATAGTGGACACCAGACCATACGGGTTGATACAGGCAGTGTTCGAGCCAACCAAATGCAGACAGCAGTGGTGGAGGTGCCATCTAGTAATGACAAAGTGGGGATCAAGAGGCAACTGTCTTCAGGATCTGGCACAAATCCAATTGTGACTAAAGTGATAATTACTAAAAACCCCACGACTAGTCAGCCCCAGGCTGTCCCTGTGCAAATGGCTCAAGTTCAGCAAGGTCAGCCTGTTTCACTGCAATCACTAGGTGGGATAAATGTGATGCCACATGTTCAGTCGCCAACTAAAACAGTGACTATAACGTCACAGGGAATAGTGTCCCCGATGAAAACAGTGCTAGCAACATTACCAGGATCTCCTACGAAAGTCATCCCTGTAAATAAAGTCCCGATCTCTCCAGCAAAAACTCCTACAAAAATTACTATGATCCCTGTGTCTATAGCTAAATCTCCACAACGTTTAATGACAGTATCAGCAAGTGGCACTGTAATGGCAAGGACATTTACTGACTTAGCAAGCACGCACACAACCAGCACAACATCAGCGGCCAAACCTGCAACCATCACAATGTCTCCATCTAAACTCATAATTAAACAAGGCAATGGG AAGACTAATGTGTTGGCCCAGTCGGTGTCTACGAAGAGTCATCCACAGCTTGCCCCTGCTCAACCCGTGTTTCGCCCCATGCAGATCCGGGGGGCAAGCAATGTACAGCAAATACAAGTCCCCGGCAGCAAGTTTCATTATGTGAGGCTGGTCAGCCCTGCTTCTCAAACCTCTACAGCCACAG TGTCAAAACCCTCCACAACCGTTACCCAGGTGATACAGACAGGGCGGCCCATTGCCCCAGCTACCTTGACAACTGCTTCTCAACCCAGCACTTCCCAAGTGAAGATAACCCTCCCTGTACAGTCAACACAACTG GTAGCCAAGTCTGGGGTTTCTGCTGGTTCCCAGAATGTGCAGCGTATCCTGCTCCCAGCCCCGAACACAGTGAACACAGTGAGGACAGCAACAAACCAGAACTTGTCTCAGCTGCGACACAGTGTGCAGGTGTCTACCCAAGGGGGTGTGACTGCTCTGCCATCAGGTGCCACCATCCTCTCGGCTGGAGGCAACATCCAGGGGCTACAAGGCTTTGCCCTGGTTCCTGCCACCTATGTCACTCAG aTTCAAAAGCAGATGCAGCAGTCAAACCAGTCAAGTCAaccacagcagcagcagcagcagcaacagcaacaacagcagacgATACAGGTGGCGCCTCAGCAGTCCCAACAAACGCAGCAGAGAGATTACATTCCTATAGCCAGTAGTGATCCCTCTGTATCTGCATCAGTGCTGGCCAGGAACTCACTGAATGG AACAACAACACTAGAAGCTACTGGTGCTCGGCCAAGAAAACCGtgtaactgtacaaaatctCAGTGCTTAAAGCT ATACTGTGATTGTTTTGCAAATGGAGAATTCTGTCACAACTGCAACTGTACAAATTGTGCCAATAACCTGGAGCATGAAGAAGAACGCTCTCGAGCAATCAAGTCATGTCTTGATAGAAACCCTATGGCTTTCCATCCAAAGATAGGAAAAACAT CCAAAGTCGATGGTGATAGACGGCACAATAAAGGCTGTAACTGTAAGAGATCTGGTTGTCTGAAGAATTACTGTGAATGCTACGAG GCAAAAATTATGTGCTCCAGTATATGCAAGTGTGTTGGTTGTAAGAACTTTGAAGAGAGCCCGGAGAGGAAAACACTCATGCACCTTGCTGATGCAGCGGAAGTTCGAGTGCAACAGCAGACAGCAGCTAAAACTAAACTGTCTTCCCAGATGTCTGGCCTCCCGTCAAAACCGCCACTGTCATCAGCCAGTGGGGAGAG ATTGCCGTACACATTGATCACGACGGAAGTTGCCGAGGCAACTTGTGCATGTCTCCTTGCCCAGGCCGAGGAAGCTGAGCGAATGAAGATGCCCCCAGTGGTTCAGGAGAGGATGGTCATTGAGGAGTTTGGACGCTGCCTCATGCAAATTATAGAATCTGCAAATAAGACTAGAG CTGCTCAAGAATCATTGCCTTGA